A genomic window from Nicotiana sylvestris chromosome 11, ASM39365v2, whole genome shotgun sequence includes:
- the LOC138881335 gene encoding uncharacterized protein: MLKKDAATSWTEDCQKAFDKIKENLSTPSVLVLLEPGKPLLLYLSILDEAFGCVLRQHDETGRKEQSIYYLSKKFTPYEARMDPLKYIFQRPMPTGKLDKWQILLRGEYEPLKMYFLDEDVSFAGEDIVESYDGWRMFFDGTANFKGVGIGNRLALPGVCKTQVSIHQ; this comes from the exons atgctgaagaaggatgctgcaaccagttggaccgaggattgtcagaaggcctttgacaaaatcaaggaaaaccTATCCACACCATCAGTCCTAGTCCTGCTAGAGCCTGGTAAACCACTGCTACTCTACCTCTCTATATTAGATGAGGCTTTCGGTTGTGTTTTGagacaacatgacgagacgggaagaaaggagcaatccatatattacttgagtaagaagttcacaccttatgaagcacg gatggatcctttaaagtacatctttcagaggCCTATGCCTACCGGGAAGCTGGACAAATGGCAAATATtgctaa GAGGAGAATATGAAccactaaaaatgtattttcttgaCGAAGATGTATCATTCGCAGGAGAGGACATTGTTGAATCctacgacggttggagaatgttttttgacgGAACTGCAAATTTCAAGGGAGTTGGTATCGGAAACCGGTTAGCACTACCCGGTGTCTGCAAAACTCAAGTTTCCATACACCAATAA
- the LOC138881336 gene encoding uncharacterized protein codes for MVEYEACILGLNLAVDMNVEELLVIGDSDLLVHQVKGEWAMKNTKILPYLHHVQEMRKRFTKIEFWHIPRIQNEFADALVTQSSMIQHPDKIFIDPISLRIHNQSAYCAHVEVEIDGNPWFHDIKEYLAKEEYPEQANHTQKRTLWRLSNHFGESGGILYRRTPDQDY; via the coding sequence ATGGttgagtatgaagcttgtataTTAGGGCTCAATTTGGCCGTCGACATGAATGTTGAGGAACTACTGGTAATCGGTGACTCAGATCTGCTGGTACATCAGGTAAAAGGAGAGTGGGCTATGAAAAAcaccaagatattgccatatctacaTCACGTACAAGAgatgaggaagaggttcacaaagatagagttctgGCATAtccccagaatccagaatgaatTTGCAGACGCATTGGTCACCCAGTcctcaatgatacaacatccagacaagattttcattgatcccatttcgTTGAGAATACACAATCAGTCGGcatactgtgctcatgtcgaagtaGAAATAGATGGAaatccatggttccatgacatcaaggaatatttggcaaaagaagAGTACCCAGAGCAGgcgaaccatactcagaaacgcacactgtggagattgtccaatcatttCGGCGAAAGCGGAGGAATTTTGTATAGAAGAACACCTGATCAGGACTATTAA